Genomic segment of Geminocystis herdmanii PCC 6308:
ATAAAATCGTCTTTTTTAGACTTCTGGGAAAAATTAAATTTTAAGAAGCTAAAATCATCGTAGAAGCGTAAACTTTTACGCCTCTACAGAAATTATTAGATATGTCGATTTTGTGTTTAGGCTTATTGTATAGTATATTTTTTCTCAGAAAATTTTAATTAATTTAAAATAATGTTATCAATTATCCACAATTTTAACTCCAACTTTTGCCAATATTTTCAACAAATTTGATTCTTTTATTAAATTTAATTGCTCTGAATTTTTAACTAAAAAAGCTCCTGCAAATCCCAAGGAATTAATCGAGATAGATTGATATTTTTCTTGGGTACGAGGTATGATCATCATCCAATCTTTTGTGATTAGTAAATTATAGTTTTGTGATGGTTTATTTTCCTCAATGTTAATATTTAATTGAGCTAATAATTGATGATAATATTTTAGGGTGATTTGTGATAATACTTGCGATGATTGTTGACTATCAAAAAAAACGATCGAGTGTAAAAATGGGAACTCTTTTAAAGTAATAATTTCTTGAGTATTTCTATAACTTAAAACTAAATCATTAATCGGGATAGTCTCAATTTCTTGAGCTAAAGGATAAGGTACTAATTGTAAATGTTTATGAGGTTGAGAAGCTCCCGATAATTTACCGCTATTATAAAACCCTAAACCATTAATTTCTGATAAAACTGTCCATAAAGCGGAAAAATCAGCTAAATTTAAAGCACTTTCTTGTTCTTCAAATTCACGGGTAACAATTAATAAATGATGGTCAAAAACATTAAATTTATTTAAAATAGCTACATGGCTATCGCTAATATTATCAACGAATAAATCTCGATCGTAGGGCAAAAAAGGATTAAAAGAGGTTTGAGATTTTTTTTGTTTCTTTTTTTCGTTATCTTTTCTCTCTAAATTTTCGACTATTCTAATCAGAAAAGGAATATGATCTTGTTTTAATATTTGATATGTTGTCAATATCGGGTGTAAGGCTTTTTTCTCAAGAGCTTTTTCTGTCACTAATTTTAGTTTTTCGACTAGACAAAGACTTTTTTTATCCATAGAAAATAATGTTATTAAAATATTTTTTTATAAATAAAATGAAAGGATAGATACAGCTAATAATTCATCGATTGCTTGTTTCATTGCGATCGAGATGTATTCTGTTAACATTAATGATAAATAAACCAATGAGAACTTATCGACATAATAACACATTCACACAAACACCAAAAAGCAACCCTTTAGCCTCTCTTCACCCATAATTTTATCCCGAAGTGAACTATAATTGATTAGTAAAATAGAGAATAAAAAGATAGATTATGACAACCACAGCAGATGATGTTTGGCAATTACTAGGAGAATTAGTTAACGCTCAAAAAGAAACAGAACGTATTTTAAAAGAACAATCTTTGGAAACCGATCGACGTTTTCAGGAAACAGAGCGTATTTTAAAAGAGCAATCTTTAGAAACAGAACGTATTTTGAAAGAGCAATCTTTAGAAACAGAACGTATTTTGAAAGAGCAATCTCGAAAAACCGATCAACAGATTAAGCAGGTTAATCAACAAATTGGTAAATTAGGTAATCGTTTAGGGGAGTTTGTAGAGTGGCAAGTGCGTCCTTCTGCCGTAGAGTTATTTAGACAAAGGGGGATTGATATTCATGAGATACAATCAGATGTATCAGTTAAGAGGGTGGATGGTGGTTTAGAAATCGATTTATTGGTGGTTAATGATACTGAAGTAGTTTTAGTGGAAGTAAAAAGTAAATTAACTCAGAGGGATGTGGATGAGCATAAGGAGCGTTTAAGTAAATTTAAAAAATTTATGCCCCGTTATCAAAATATGAAGGCTTATGGTGCTGTGGCGGCGATGGTTGTCAGTGATGAGGTAACAAATTATGCTTATAGTAACGGTTTATTTGTTTTAGCCCAAAGTGGAGAGAATATGACTATTACCAATAGTTCGCAATTTAAGCCTCAAGTATGGTAAGTTCGATTATTATTCGATCGAACCCCTAATCCGAAAAAACTCGTATTTAGATTTTGGCTGGAGAAAATATTGAAATTATCATATATTCAGATGGAAATTGGGAGTTTTTACCAAATGAAAGTTAATTTTGAAACAATGACAAAAGCTGAATTGAGAACCTATGTATTAAGTCATAAAGACGATGAAGAAGCATTAAGAGTTTTGATGAGTCGCCGTAGTGGTATTAAATATCAATTTGAGAATACAGAAGAAGGTAAACAACAAATTAAAAACTTAATTCAACAAAAAATAGAAGGGAAATTATAAACTAGGAGGTATCTAAGTTTACTGATTGAGAACAGAAAGATTGCTTATTTTCCATTGTCAATGGTCAACCGTTATGATATAATGTGGGGTTACGTTTTATCAGTAATAT
This window contains:
- a CDS encoding ATP adenylyltransferase family protein, with amino-acid sequence MDKKSLCLVEKLKLVTEKALEKKALHPILTTYQILKQDHIPFLIRIVENLERKDNEKKKQKKSQTSFNPFLPYDRDLFVDNISDSHVAILNKFNVFDHHLLIVTREFEEQESALNLADFSALWTVLSEINGLGFYNSGKLSGASQPHKHLQLVPYPLAQEIETIPINDLVLSYRNTQEIITLKEFPFLHSIVFFDSQQSSQVLSQITLKYYHQLLAQLNINIEENKPSQNYNLLITKDWMMIIPRTQEKYQSISINSLGFAGAFLVKNSEQLNLIKESNLLKILAKVGVKIVDN
- a CDS encoding DUF6887 family protein, which translates into the protein MKVNFETMTKAELRTYVLSHKDDEEALRVLMSRRSGIKYQFENTEEGKQQIKNLIQQKIEGKL